Proteins from a single region of Electrophorus electricus isolate fEleEle1 chromosome 5, fEleEle1.pri, whole genome shotgun sequence:
- the LOC118241365 gene encoding verrucotoxin subunit beta-like — MSSLQKEAVEVPCLGRPFQLGMLYDMRRDCLIPGLTLWDNNKLQKHKNVIPKHFTQMEVSTSDSLEDKAASMNISGSLKLSVLSGKVNVAGSAKYFNDNKKSTKQSRITLKYHISTHFEHLTMDHLDHKSFQYTEVFDSDLGTHVVTAVLYGADAFLVFNRDLDSNEEKTEVEGSFKGALRNISCYGISVEGGASMKLNENEKAVTDKFSCTFYGDFTLPTNPFSFEGAMDIYKQLPNMLGEKGKNAVPLKVWLYPLAKLDSKAAKCVRDISNSLITAVSDVIESLNNAEIRCNDLAVDTAAQAFPAFHQKIQELKKKCNDYKLDLLKKVGSLLPLIRGGQEEECDLVDLLKHHEESPFSSTELDQWIKIKQDEADVLKSFLEKLECPAPDVYKSIGKVFAHTEDVVCFTFTSLYKPDPFLDYLINYTDEKSEKRYKGKREKPESWLTQDVGQRMRKTLKLFNGLKSSSKSNNTKFIVVSDYNEENPGACIMLYRGECDDTVCFIPPSKPICSTTGAVTDSSVTVKLSPACESTVKRNLEYKMEQEEEWKCQSLQHKEDEVTLTGLNADSMYEIKCTALDILGKLPVTSDVITIQTPKGTYPPTDLTHQNSSTRDTSQPAAEPSTPINDNSPSHVPGSKKHWKSKNKHDTSEQR; from the exons ATGAGCTCACTGCAAAAAGAAGCTGTTGAGGTGCCATGTCTGGGAAGACCATTCCAGCTGGGCATGCTGTATGATATGAGGAGGGATTGTCTCATACCAG GCTTGACCTTATGGGACAACAATAAacttcagaaacacaaaaatgtgattcCAAAACACTTCACTCAAATGGAGGTCAGCACTTCAGACAGTTTAGAAGACAAGGCAGCTTCTATGAACATAAGTGGCTCCCTAAAGCTCAGTGTTCTGTCTGGAAAAGTAAATGTAGCAGGATCAGCTAAATATTTCAATGACAACAAAAAGTCCACTAAACAGTCCAGGATTACACTGAAATACCATATAAGCACACACTTTGAACACCTCACAATGGATCATTTGGACCATAAGAGCTTTCAATACACTGAGGTGTTTGACAGTGATCTAGGTACACATGtggtcactgctgtgttgtaCGGTGCTGATGCTTTCTTAGTGTTTAATAGAGATTTAGATTCAAATGAGGAGAAGACTGAGGTAGAAGGATCCTTCAAAGGTGCACTTAGAAATATCAGTTGTTATGGGATTTCAGTGGAAGGTGGGGCCTCAATGAAactgaatgagaatgagaaggCAGTAACTGACAAATTCAGCTGTACTTTCTATGGAGATTTTACATTACCAACTAATCCATTCTCATTTGAAGGTGCAATGGACATATACAAACAACTTCCAAACATGCTTGGTGAGAAAGGAAAAAACGCAGTTCCACTGAAAGTGTGGCTCTACCCTCTTGCCAAACTGGATTCAAAAGCAGCAAAATGTGTCCGTGACATAAGCAATAGCCTTATTACGGCTGTATCAGATGTAATCGAGAGTTTGAACAATGCAGAAATTAGATGCAATGATCTTGCAGTAGACACTGCTGCACAAGCGTTTCCTGCTTTCCATCAAAAGATTCAAGAGCTGAAGAAAAAATGCAATGACTATAAACTAGATCTGCTGAAGAAAGTGGGTTCTCTGCTGCCATTAATACGTGGAGGTCAAGAAGAAGAATGTGATCTTGTAGACCTCCTCAAGCATCATGAGGAGTCTCCTTTCAGTAGCACTGAACTTGACCAGTGGATAAAGATCAAACAGGATGAAGCAGATGTACTGAAATCCTTTCTGGAGAAGCTGGAATGTCCTGCTCCAGATGTATATAAAAGCATTGGCAAGGTCTTTGCACACACTGAAGATGTGGTGTGCTTTACTTTCACCTCTCTGTATAAGCCAGATCCTTTTCTTGATTATCTAATAAACTATACAGATGAAAAGTCTGAAAAGAGATATAAAGGCAAAAGAGAGAAACCTGAGTCCTGGTTGACTCAAGACGTAGGTCAGAGAATGAGGAAAACCTTGAAATTATTCAATGGCCTAAAGAGCTCAAGTAAGAGTAACAACACCAAATTTATTGTGGTGTCAGATTATAACGAGGAGAACCCTGGTGCTTGCATAATGTTGTACAGAGGTGAATGTGATGACACCGTCTGCTTTATCCCGCCATCTAAACCCATCTGCTCAACCACTGGTGCTGTGACTGacagcagtgtaacagtgaAATTAAGCCCTGCATGTGAGTCCACAGTGAAGCGAAACCTGGAGTACaagatggagcaggaggaggagtggaagTGTCAATCTCTGCAGCATAAAGAAGATGAAGTCACACTAACAGGACTAAATGCTGACTCTATGTATGAGATCAAATGCACTGCACTGGATATACTGGGGAAGCTCCCAGTTACCAGTGATGTCATCACCATTCAAACTCCTAAAGGCACATACCCTCCAACTGACCTAACACACCAAAACTCAAGCACCAGAGACACCAGTCAACCCGCAGCAGAACCATCAACACCAATCAATGACAACAGCCCTTCACATGTTCCCGGCTCAAAAAAGCACTGGAAGTCAAAGAACAAACATGACACATCTGAACAAAGATGA